One stretch of Muribaculum intestinale DNA includes these proteins:
- a CDS encoding histone H1: protein MKTLVEKAASLYEAFKKEAESQVENGNKAAGARARKASLELEKLMKEFRKASLEASKK, encoded by the coding sequence ATGAAAACATTAGTAGAAAAGGCTGCCTCTCTCTACGAGGCTTTCAAGAAAGAGGCGGAATCACAGGTAGAGAATGGCAACAAGGCTGCCGGCGCACGTGCCCGCAAGGCATCTCTTGAGCTCGAAAAGCTCATGAAAGAGTTCCGCAAGGCTTCTCTCGAGGCTTCCAAGAAGTAA
- a CDS encoding alpha/beta fold hydrolase, with translation MEKHIEHDGVRVVYTVEGDGPSVVLMHGWGCDTTTLASIEKTALACGRKVVNIDFPGHGKSGEPTQVWGVEEYTACLRTVVEAEGLERPALLGHSFGGRVGILYSSRYPSEVERLILVDAAGIKPRRTWKYYYKVYTFKAMKRLLYLLHGKVAAEDILAARRAKAGSADYAKATPMMRAILSRVVNEDLKHCMPTIACPTLLVWGEDDTATPISDARYMEQHIPDAGLVSFPGAGHYSFLDRPAQFAAVLRSFLTSGGE, from the coding sequence ATGGAAAAGCATATCGAACATGATGGCGTGCGGGTGGTATATACCGTAGAGGGAGATGGGCCGTCGGTGGTGCTGATGCACGGCTGGGGCTGCGACACCACCACTCTTGCCTCAATAGAAAAGACCGCTTTGGCCTGTGGCAGAAAGGTGGTCAATATCGATTTTCCCGGACATGGCAAGTCGGGCGAGCCGACGCAGGTGTGGGGAGTCGAAGAGTATACGGCATGTCTGCGCACAGTGGTCGAGGCCGAGGGGCTGGAGCGCCCCGCTTTGCTGGGCCATTCTTTCGGAGGGCGTGTCGGCATACTTTATTCGTCGCGCTATCCGTCGGAGGTGGAGCGCCTGATTCTGGTCGATGCAGCGGGCATCAAGCCGCGCCGTACATGGAAATATTATTACAAGGTGTATACTTTCAAGGCTATGAAGCGTCTGCTCTATCTGCTGCACGGCAAAGTCGCCGCCGAGGATATACTGGCGGCAAGGCGCGCGAAGGCCGGGTCGGCCGATTATGCCAAGGCCACGCCGATGATGCGGGCCATATTGAGCCGTGTGGTAAACGAGGATCTGAAACACTGCATGCCGACTATCGCCTGTCCGACGCTACTCGTGTGGGGCGAGGATGATACGGCGACACCCATATCCGACGCCCGGTATATGGAACAGCATATACCTGACGCCGGTCTGGTGAGCTTTCCCGGAGCCGGACATTACAGCTTTCTTGATCGCCCGGCTCAGTTTGCCGCGGTGTTGCGCAGTTTCCTGACTTCAGGAGGTGAATGA